One genomic window of Phalacrocorax aristotelis chromosome 23, bGulAri2.1, whole genome shotgun sequence includes the following:
- the LOC142067756 gene encoding feather keratin Cos1-1/Cos1-3/Cos2-1-like: MSCYDQCQPCQPCSPCGPTPLANSCNEPCVRQCQNSTVVIQPSPVVVTLPGPILSSFPQNTVVGSSTSAAVGSILSCDGVPINSGGFDLSCITNRYCGSRCRPC, from the coding sequence ATGTCCTGCTACGAccagtgccagccctgccagccctgctcgcCCTGTGGCCCGACCccgctggccaacagctgcaatgagccctgtgtcaggcagtgccagaactCCACCGTCGTCATCCAGCCCTCCcccgtggtggtgaccctgcccggccccatcctcagctccttcccacagaacaCCGTTGTGGGCTCCTCCACCtccgctgctgttggcagcatcctcagctgtGATGGAGTGCCCATCAACTCCGGGGGCTTTGACCTCTCCTGCATTACGAACCGCTACTGTGGCAGCAGATGTCGACCCTGCTAA